One bacterium genomic window, CGTCGGCCCGCATTGCCCCCCGCTTGGGCAGTCGGTACTCAAAGTCGTTCACTTTTTCGATATCGGCGGATAAGCTCACGGAGCCATTTTACACGTCGAAGATGAGGCGGGCGGTCTTTTTTCCTCCGCGCTCCCCGATCTTGAGACCGTGGTAAGTGACGGCCTTAATTTCGGTTTTGAAACCATGGCGCTCGCGGTCCAGCGGCTCGCCGGCCGCCCTGCAGCTCAGGCTCCGGGGCGAGAGCCGTTCGATCTTGAAATCACCGAAGACCAGCCCCTCGGCGTCCATCCGGAAGAGGATTTCCTGGAGCTGGCCGACCAATAGGCCCTCCTCGGTGCCGGCCTCCACCGTCCAATGGAGGGTCCGGTTTCCCCGGACAAGGTCGGCCTCAACCAGGGTGTCGGTAAGGGCCAGGGAAGCCCGGCGGACCAGCTCCTCGAAATCGGGGGCCTCGATCTCAACCCCCAGGTCGCCGGTATGGTCGATGGGACGATAGAGCTTTTCCATGGGTCATTCTCCACGCTTAAACTACCTTGACTCACCGCGTTCGTCGTCTAAAATTAAGATATTAGGGGGTTTTTGGGTAAGGGCATGAGGAAGGGTCTTTAAAATGACGAGGTTGCTATGAAGGGCAAAGGTCGTCTCAGGGTTCAGGAGCGGAATGGCCAAGACTCGCACGATGCCTATTGGAACAAGGCCCATCCCAAAGACCTAGCCCACTGCCGCCAGTGCCGGGCGATTTATCACAACAAGCATTGGTTCTTCGATGAAGAGAAGCTCCAGGCGCTGACCAAGGCCAAGCAAAGCGAGGCCGTCCTCTGTCCGGCCTGTGAAAAGATCCGCGATCACTTCGCTTCCGGCTTCGTCCAACTCAGCGGAAGCTTCCTCGCCCACCACCGCCAAGAAATTCTCAACCTGCTGCGCAACGAAGAGAAAAGGGCCATGGGTCTCAATCCCCTGGAGCGGATCATCGAGATCGAGGGCAACGGTCACGGTCTTCTGGTCAGCACCACCCACGAGAAGCTGGCTCAGCGTTTGGGCAAGAGCCTTAAGCGGGCCTTCCGCGGCGAGGTCGAATACCAATGGTCGCGTGGGGAAAAGATGGCTCGGGTAAGTTGGAGCCGGGATTAAAATGGGTCTTAAAGGGTTGCAACGCTACATCCGCCGCATCGGCCGCCAGACCGAGAGCACGGTGAACTACTTCCGCCTCGCCTTCGAGGGGAACAAAGTCGAGCGGCTGACCAATTTCGAGTCGGTGCGCAACCCGGTCCTCCTGCTCCACGGCTACGGCGGCACCCGCCGGGTCCTCCATCTGCTGGAGAAGCGGCTGCGCCGCGACGACTTCAGCGTCTTCAGCCTCAACTTGGGCGGCATCTTCGACACTTTCAACACCAAGCCCAT contains:
- a CDS encoding BCAM0308 family protein; translated protein: MKGKGRLRVQERNGQDSHDAYWNKAHPKDLAHCRQCRAIYHNKHWFFDEEKLQALTKAKQSEAVLCPACEKIRDHFASGFVQLSGSFLAHHRQEILNLLRNEEKRAMGLNPLERIIEIEGNGHGLLVSTTHEKLAQRLGKSLKRAFRGEVEYQWSRGEKMARVSWSRD
- a CDS encoding archease — encoded protein: MEKLYRPIDHTGDLGVEIEAPDFEELVRRASLALTDTLVEADLVRGNRTLHWTVEAGTEEGLLVGQLQEILFRMDAEGLVFGDFKIERLSPRSLSCRAAGEPLDRERHGFKTEIKAVTYHGLKIGERGGKKTARLIFDV